In Zunongwangia profunda SM-A87, the following proteins share a genomic window:
- a CDS encoding M1 family metallopeptidase: MKRNFSLFCLLNFLAPVLLLAQNPKVDILEYEFHLKLNDENDVIKGNAIIDFQYNEDADVLELDFAAEENGKGMIIDSILQNGKQLKFQHSQEKLNINTSSEDEISIFYHGIPEDGLIISENKYGDRTFFGDNWPNRAHLWLPLIDHPSDKAKVSFYVTAPSKYQVVATGTLQEITNIDDENSLYVYATPLELPTKVMVIGVAEFAVQHLGEIAKIPLSSWVYPENKEAGFYDYAQAEEILQFFSEKIAPFPFTKLANVQSTTRYGGMENAGNIFYFENSVDGKRSSEFLLAHEIAHQWFGDSASEDDWSHLWLSEGFATYFTDLYAEHQYGKSKLDEKLQQERRQVIGFSQSTKTAVIDSSRTNLMELLNPNSYQKGAWILHMLRRKVGDENFWKTIQQYYQKYKFSNATSEDLKVEFEAVSGINLNQFFKQWLTQYGQPKIKLEYSYKNGKLKITVQQLQKNDFEFPIELQLNYATKDAEIIDFNITKKKETFEIETSEKPISIDLDPNTNLLFEEAL, from the coding sequence ATGAAACGCAACTTTTCTCTTTTCTGTTTACTGAATTTTCTTGCTCCTGTCTTATTATTGGCACAAAACCCAAAAGTAGATATTCTGGAGTATGAATTTCATCTTAAACTAAATGATGAAAACGATGTGATTAAAGGAAATGCAATTATCGATTTTCAATACAATGAAGATGCAGATGTTTTAGAACTTGATTTTGCTGCCGAAGAAAACGGCAAAGGAATGATTATCGACAGTATTCTTCAAAATGGAAAACAATTAAAGTTTCAGCATTCACAGGAAAAATTAAATATCAATACCTCTTCCGAAGATGAAATTTCAATTTTTTACCATGGAATTCCTGAAGATGGACTCATCATTAGTGAAAATAAATATGGAGATCGTACTTTCTTTGGTGATAACTGGCCTAATCGTGCTCACCTTTGGCTCCCCTTAATTGATCACCCTTCAGATAAAGCGAAAGTTTCTTTTTACGTTACGGCGCCGTCAAAATATCAGGTAGTGGCTACAGGAACACTTCAGGAAATTACCAATATTGATGATGAAAATTCTCTGTATGTGTATGCAACCCCGCTAGAATTACCTACTAAAGTGATGGTGATTGGTGTGGCTGAATTTGCCGTTCAACATTTAGGCGAGATTGCTAAAATTCCACTATCTTCATGGGTATATCCTGAAAATAAAGAAGCTGGTTTTTACGATTATGCACAGGCTGAAGAAATTTTACAGTTTTTTTCTGAGAAAATAGCACCTTTCCCTTTTACAAAATTAGCCAACGTACAATCCACAACGCGTTATGGCGGTATGGAAAATGCCGGAAATATTTTTTATTTTGAGAATTCGGTTGATGGTAAACGCTCTTCTGAGTTTCTATTGGCACACGAAATTGCACATCAGTGGTTTGGAGATTCGGCTTCAGAAGATGACTGGTCACATCTTTGGTTAAGTGAGGGTTTTGCAACTTATTTTACCGATTTATATGCCGAGCATCAATATGGAAAATCAAAACTAGACGAAAAATTACAACAAGAGCGTCGCCAGGTAATTGGGTTTAGCCAGAGTACTAAAACAGCAGTAATCGATAGTTCTCGTACGAATTTAATGGAATTATTGAATCCTAACTCCTATCAAAAGGGAGCCTGGATTTTGCACATGTTACGTAGAAAAGTGGGGGATGAAAATTTCTGGAAGACTATACAGCAATACTATCAAAAATATAAATTCAGCAATGCAACTTCAGAAGATTTAAAAGTTGAATTCGAAGCAGTTTCAGGCATTAATTTAAACCAGTTTTTCAAGCAATGGTTAACACAATATGGGCAGCCAAAGATAAAACTAGAATATTCCTATAAAAACGGAAAATTAAAAATCACCGTTCAACAACTTCAAAAAAATGATTTTGAATTCCCAATAGAACTTCAGTTAAATTATGCTACAAAAGATGCTGAAATTATCGATTTTAACATCACAAAAAAGAAAGAAACTTTTGAGATTGAAACCTCAGAAAAACCGATTTCCATAGACTTAGACCCAAATACCAATCTATTGTTCGAAGAAGCTTTATAA
- a CDS encoding aldo/keto reductase translates to MSSKKNLKLEKLAFGGVAIGTGFEKVNDKQSEETLEAAWECGIRQYDTSPWYGLGLSERRMGHFLKNKKREEYILSTKVGRLFTPTKNIPETQWVDPSPFDYRYDYTAAGVRRSVEDSLQRLGVESIDYAFIHDLSPDNNADLGDWEKHFDIAKKGAMPELTKMREEGLIKGWGLGVNTVEPIIRTIDYADPDLFVSAIQYSMIDHKDSLDRLFPKVEESGVGLIVAAPFNAGLLSGQKRYNYAGEMPEDVDSRYKKIIKVADKYKVDLAKAAIQFSYAPKVVDTVLVGASKPYQPIENEKALNVKIPKDFWVDLKSEGLIDERCETPQF, encoded by the coding sequence ATGAGTAGTAAGAAAAATTTAAAATTAGAGAAACTTGCATTTGGCGGTGTAGCCATAGGTACCGGTTTCGAAAAAGTAAATGATAAACAATCTGAAGAAACCTTAGAAGCGGCGTGGGAATGCGGAATAAGACAATACGATACTTCTCCCTGGTATGGTTTAGGCTTAAGTGAGCGCAGAATGGGTCATTTTCTTAAAAATAAAAAAAGAGAAGAGTATATCCTATCAACAAAAGTGGGACGATTGTTTACTCCCACTAAAAACATTCCTGAAACGCAATGGGTAGATCCTTCTCCGTTTGATTATCGTTATGATTATACAGCAGCAGGGGTTCGAAGATCTGTAGAAGATAGTTTGCAGCGTCTTGGTGTAGAAAGTATCGATTATGCTTTTATCCATGATCTTTCTCCAGATAACAATGCTGATCTTGGTGACTGGGAAAAACATTTTGACATCGCTAAAAAAGGAGCGATGCCAGAACTTACCAAAATGCGAGAAGAAGGCCTTATTAAAGGTTGGGGACTTGGTGTAAATACCGTAGAACCAATTATAAGGACAATTGATTATGCCGATCCAGATTTGTTTGTCTCCGCAATTCAATATTCTATGATCGACCATAAAGATTCTTTAGATCGCTTATTTCCAAAAGTTGAAGAAAGCGGTGTTGGGTTAATCGTTGCTGCTCCTTTTAATGCTGGTTTATTAAGCGGACAAAAACGTTACAACTATGCGGGAGAAATGCCTGAAGATGTGGATTCACGCTATAAAAAAATCATCAAAGTGGCCGATAAATACAAGGTAGATCTGGCTAAAGCCGCCATTCAATTCTCTTATGCGCCAAAAGTTGTCGATACTGTTTTAGTAGGTGCAAGTAAACCTTATCAACCAATTGAGAATGAGAAAGCGCTTAATGTAAAGATTCCAAAAGATTTTTGGGTAGATCTTAAAAGCGAAGGATTAATCGACGAACGTTGTGAAACTCCGCAATTCTAG